From the genome of Actinomycetota bacterium, one region includes:
- a CDS encoding HAD-IA family hydrolase codes for MTSLIFDCDGVLADTERYGHLPAFNQMFEEFGLPVRWSEEEYGEKLAIAGGKERMMSLLTDDFVRDAGLPSDPDGQKAAVADWHRRKTEIYTEMVAAGRLPGRPGVARITAEALDVGWDLGVASTSSEASVRAVLEHVVGADHAARFALVLAGDVVAEKKPAPDIYELAVERLGEARERTLVIEDSRNGLLAAAGAGLTCVVTASSYTEHEDFSDAVLVVSSLGEPEGERTKVLANRGGIPEPGGFVDLEDLQACLAAGSVTER; via the coding sequence GTGACCTCCCTGATCTTCGACTGCGACGGCGTGCTCGCCGATACGGAGCGCTACGGCCACCTGCCGGCGTTCAACCAGATGTTCGAGGAGTTCGGCCTGCCCGTGCGCTGGAGCGAGGAGGAGTACGGCGAGAAGCTCGCGATCGCCGGCGGCAAGGAACGCATGATGAGCCTCCTGACCGACGACTTCGTCCGCGACGCCGGCCTGCCCTCCGATCCCGACGGCCAGAAGGCGGCGGTGGCCGACTGGCACCGACGCAAGACCGAGATATACACCGAGATGGTCGCGGCCGGCCGACTGCCCGGACGGCCGGGCGTGGCGCGGATCACCGCCGAAGCGCTCGATGTCGGGTGGGACCTGGGGGTCGCGTCGACCTCGTCGGAGGCATCGGTGCGGGCAGTGCTCGAACACGTCGTGGGCGCCGATCACGCGGCGCGGTTCGCGTTGGTACTCGCCGGCGACGTGGTCGCCGAGAAGAAGCCGGCTCCCGACATCTACGAGCTCGCGGTGGAGCGGCTCGGCGAGGCCCGCGAGCGGACGCTCGTGATCGAGGATTCCCGCAACGGACTCCTCGCGGCAGCCGGCGCCGGCTTGACCTGCGTGGTCACGGCGAGCAGCTACACGGAGCACGAGGACTTCTCCGACGCGGTCCTCGTCGTCTCTTCGCTCGGGGAGCCGGAGGGGGAGCGCACGAAGGTGTTGGCCAATCGGGGGGGCATCCCCGAGCCGGGGGGCTTCGTCGACCTCGAAGACCTGCAGGCGTGTCTCGCGGCCGGAAGCGTGACCGAACGATGA
- a CDS encoding class II fructose-bisphosphate aldolase: protein MPVVSLKDMLDRAFEERYGVAAFNIVNDLTLEAVLAAAVELRAPVIVQTSVKTVKSIGRDVLFGMWRTMTAGIEVPVTLHLDHCPEREVITSCLEAGWNSVLFDASALPVEENQRQTEEVVAEAHRQGAHVEGEIEGIKGVEDDVGSDEESARQSLEVALDFIRSTGIDCFAPAIGNAHGMYAAEPKLDAQRVSDIVDAEPIPIALHGGSGMTDAQFSDLIARGCAKVNISTALKRVYMRSNLEYLREAEAADTWDPPSLFRHVRGDVLEMAQDHIRRFGSEGKAW from the coding sequence GTGCCTGTCGTCTCGCTCAAAGACATGCTCGACCGCGCCTTCGAGGAACGCTACGGCGTGGCGGCGTTCAACATCGTCAACGATCTCACGCTCGAGGCCGTGCTCGCCGCCGCCGTCGAGCTCCGTGCGCCGGTGATCGTCCAAACGTCCGTCAAGACCGTGAAGTCGATCGGCCGAGACGTGCTCTTCGGCATGTGGCGCACGATGACGGCCGGCATCGAGGTTCCGGTCACCCTGCACCTCGACCACTGCCCCGAACGCGAGGTCATCACGTCGTGCCTCGAAGCTGGGTGGAACTCGGTGTTGTTCGATGCCTCCGCCCTGCCGGTGGAAGAGAACCAACGCCAGACCGAAGAGGTGGTGGCCGAAGCGCACCGACAGGGCGCGCACGTGGAAGGCGAGATCGAGGGCATCAAAGGGGTCGAGGACGACGTCGGCTCCGACGAGGAATCGGCCCGTCAGTCGCTCGAGGTGGCGCTGGACTTCATCCGCTCGACCGGTATCGACTGCTTCGCACCGGCGATCGGGAACGCGCACGGCATGTACGCCGCCGAGCCGAAGCTCGATGCACAGCGGGTCTCCGACATCGTGGACGCCGAGCCGATCCCGATCGCGCTGCACGGCGGCAGCGGCATGACCGACGCCCAGTTCTCCGACCTGATCGCGCGCGGATGCGCGAAGGTGAACATCTCGACGGCGCTGAAGCGTGTGTACATGCGCTCCAACTTGGAGTACCTGCGGGAGGCCGAGGCCGCCGACACGTGGGACCCCCCTTCGCTGTTCAGGCACGTGCGGGGCGACGTTCTCGAGATGGCCCAGGACCACATCCGTCGGTTCGGGAGCGAAGGCAAGGCCTGGTGA
- a CDS encoding response regulator, translating into MVGDRTMNLGSTRVEMAGRGERAEALTAVVEDLAGELSLRPLLERILKRSTELLGCDAGSICLVDEAVGVYRKEADIGIACQSGKVFPLTEGTTGAVVARRGPVIFENYGDVPGGHVRPEDREELKGVIGVPIWWRGSIVGSCVVFTRDPDRVFVHEDAELLELFAKHAAIAITNARLHEAAESEARAEAAAAERNRMAREVHDTVAQGLVSVLLQIRGAQGSIAAGRPDEATGALAEARTAAEAVFDETRRSVLGLAPSPLEGRSLEEALELEIAWANRTGVLEARLVTAGTPRVPDHDVAHTLFRIAQEALTNAIRHARATSVRVGLVYSPTGVSLLVQDDGAGFDRAQVVEEGEAHALGLGGMAERARLLGGTLELESTPGWGTRIRAWIPSASEMADDADRPTQPVRVLLVDDHAMTRAGIARLLSRSDPTVRVVGEAGSGEQAILEWRKLRPDVVLMDLQMLDGDGIDAIARIRAEDATASIVALTAFASDDLVAGAFRAGARGYIGKEASEVELVRAVRAASRGELVLSGDAVERLHSHLIGADDAHGLTDRERQVLALLERGSTDREIAAALTISVKTVEKHVGSILRKLGAQNRTQAVALARARLAG; encoded by the coding sequence GTGGTCGGAGATCGGACGATGAACCTCGGCTCGACCCGCGTCGAGATGGCGGGCCGAGGGGAGCGGGCCGAGGCGCTCACCGCCGTGGTCGAGGACCTCGCGGGCGAGTTGTCGCTCCGTCCGCTGCTCGAACGGATCCTCAAGCGTTCGACGGAGCTCCTGGGTTGCGACGCCGGCTCGATCTGCCTCGTCGACGAAGCGGTGGGCGTCTACCGCAAGGAAGCGGACATCGGCATCGCCTGCCAGTCGGGCAAGGTGTTCCCGCTCACCGAGGGAACGACCGGCGCCGTCGTCGCTCGTCGAGGTCCGGTGATCTTCGAAAACTACGGCGACGTCCCCGGGGGTCACGTTCGCCCGGAGGACCGCGAAGAGCTGAAGGGCGTGATCGGCGTCCCGATCTGGTGGCGGGGGTCGATCGTCGGCTCCTGTGTGGTGTTCACCCGCGACCCCGACCGCGTGTTCGTCCACGAGGATGCCGAGCTGCTCGAGCTGTTCGCCAAGCACGCCGCGATCGCGATCACGAACGCCCGCCTGCACGAGGCGGCGGAATCGGAGGCCCGGGCCGAGGCCGCCGCGGCCGAGCGCAACCGCATGGCGCGCGAGGTGCACGACACGGTCGCGCAGGGGCTCGTGTCGGTCCTGTTGCAGATCCGAGGGGCGCAAGGATCGATCGCGGCGGGCCGGCCTGACGAGGCGACTGGCGCGCTGGCTGAGGCGCGAACGGCCGCGGAGGCGGTCTTCGATGAGACGAGGCGCAGCGTGCTCGGGCTCGCGCCGTCACCCTTGGAAGGGCGCTCACTGGAAGAGGCCCTCGAGCTCGAGATCGCGTGGGCGAACCGCACGGGTGTGCTCGAGGCCCGCCTCGTGACGGCGGGCACTCCGAGGGTGCCCGATCACGACGTCGCCCACACGTTGTTCCGGATCGCCCAGGAGGCGCTGACCAACGCGATCCGCCACGCGCGGGCGACCTCGGTCAGGGTCGGGCTCGTGTACTCGCCCACGGGCGTCAGTCTGCTCGTGCAAGACGACGGTGCCGGATTCGATCGGGCACAGGTCGTCGAGGAAGGGGAGGCACACGCTCTCGGTCTCGGCGGGATGGCCGAGCGGGCTCGGTTGCTGGGCGGCACGCTCGAGCTCGAGTCGACACCGGGATGGGGCACCAGGATCCGCGCCTGGATCCCGTCGGCGTCCGAGATGGCTGACGATGCGGACCGGCCCACTCAGCCCGTGCGAGTCCTGCTGGTCGACGACCACGCGATGACGCGTGCCGGCATCGCCCGACTCCTGTCGCGATCCGATCCCACGGTGCGCGTCGTCGGCGAGGCCGGATCGGGGGAGCAGGCGATCCTCGAGTGGCGGAAGCTGCGTCCCGACGTGGTGCTCATGGACCTGCAGATGCTCGACGGTGACGGGATCGACGCGATCGCGCGCATCAGGGCCGAGGATGCGACGGCGAGCATCGTGGCGTTGACCGCGTTCGCCAGCGACGACCTTGTCGCCGGGGCGTTCCGCGCTGGAGCCCGCGGCTACATCGGCAAGGAAGCGTCCGAGGTCGAGCTGGTCAGGGCGGTGCGCGCCGCATCCCGCGGCGAGTTGGTGTTGTCCGGTGACGCGGTCGAGCGGCTCCATTCTCACCTCATCGGCGCCGACGATGCTCACGGCCTCACCGATCGAGAGCGCCAGGTGCTCGCGCTCCTGGAGCGGGGTTCGACGGACCGCGAGATCGCGGCGGCGCTCACGATCTCGGTGAAGACCGTCGAGAAGCACGTCGGCTCGATCCTGCGCAAGCTCGGGGCGCAGAACCGCACCCAGGCTGTTGCCCTGGCGCGCGCGCGCCTCGCGGGGTAG
- a CDS encoding CHRD domain-containing protein, which produces MRVRTMGIAAIAASVTLVIGAAVAMAVKTNADAQLNGYKEVPAISTTGGGRFEAEIGNSEVSYTLRYHDLEGGDVLFAHIHFGRPATNGDVIAFLCGGGDKPACPASGTVQGVIDASDVIGPEDQGIAPGEFQELVRAIRRNAAYVNVHTEGFPTGEVRGNVIPS; this is translated from the coding sequence ATGAGGGTACGGACGATGGGCATCGCGGCCATCGCGGCTTCCGTGACGCTGGTGATCGGCGCCGCGGTTGCGATGGCGGTGAAGACGAACGCCGATGCCCAGCTCAACGGGTACAAGGAAGTGCCGGCGATCTCGACCACGGGCGGCGGACGCTTCGAGGCCGAGATCGGGAACAGCGAAGTGAGCTACACCCTGCGCTATCACGATCTCGAGGGCGGCGACGTGCTCTTCGCCCACATCCACTTCGGGCGGCCCGCCACGAACGGTGACGTGATCGCGTTCCTGTGCGGCGGCGGCGACAAGCCGGCATGTCCGGCGTCGGGCACCGTGCAAGGCGTGATCGACGCCTCCGACGTGATCGGTCCTGAGGACCAAGGCATCGCGCCGGGTGAGTTCCAGGAGCTCGTGAGGGCGATCAGGCGCAACGCGGCCTACGTGAACGTGCACACCGAGGGCTTCCCGACCGGTGAGGTGCGGGGGAACGTGATCCCTTCCTGA
- a CDS encoding DUF294 nucleotidyltransferase-like domain-containing protein translates to MASDSPPAVAEFLARFPPFAVLPAAMVADVARDVRSRSYPSGATILRQGAEPASQLFVLREGFVDLYDDERAVDHLGEGELFGLSVLSGLGPALSARARDEVRCYLIPADRAADVLGTREGLAYLAASMARWTEAASVERHVRRAQAGDDLADAIRAAGDVVEVVTASSGLPATIRSLLDDGVDAVDIGHVVGMSIDELTRRFVELSIDELGPPPCSFAWVALGSAARHEQALGTDQDHALAYGCAEGDVDAVDPYFARLATAVTDGLEACGIARCRGNVMSENPAWRRTHAGWRARFEQYVSDPDVMAARITGIAFDYRRVTGTLDIEPTLDEVIRGAGKDPAFLGRLASTVLESRVPVGRVRDIVVKRNGDRAGTLDLKHGGITVVTNLARCYAIESGITQNRTLERLHSSAAMGLIPERRRDELEEAFRFLWRLRLNHHVEQVERGEPVDDSIDPGSLAPIARRSLSAALHEVAEALADLERPRRRRHST, encoded by the coding sequence ATGGCGTCGGACTCCCCACCGGCCGTGGCTGAGTTCCTCGCCCGGTTCCCGCCGTTCGCGGTTCTGCCGGCTGCGATGGTCGCGGATGTTGCACGCGACGTCCGGTCGAGGTCGTATCCATCTGGGGCGACGATCCTGCGACAGGGCGCGGAGCCGGCCTCTCAGCTTTTCGTGCTCCGTGAAGGCTTCGTCGATCTGTACGACGACGAGCGGGCCGTCGACCACCTCGGCGAGGGCGAGCTCTTCGGACTTTCCGTCCTGTCGGGGCTCGGCCCGGCACTGTCGGCGCGAGCGCGTGACGAGGTCCGCTGCTACCTGATCCCGGCCGATCGCGCGGCCGACGTGCTGGGGACGAGGGAGGGCCTCGCCTACCTCGCGGCCAGCATGGCGCGGTGGACGGAGGCGGCGTCGGTCGAACGACACGTTCGTCGGGCTCAGGCGGGCGACGATCTGGCCGATGCGATCCGGGCAGCGGGTGATGTCGTCGAGGTCGTCACGGCCTCGAGTGGACTGCCGGCGACGATCCGTTCCTTGCTCGACGACGGGGTCGACGCTGTTGACATCGGCCACGTGGTGGGCATGTCGATCGACGAGCTGACCAGGAGGTTCGTCGAGCTGTCGATCGACGAGCTGGGGCCCCCACCCTGTTCGTTCGCCTGGGTCGCCCTCGGAAGTGCTGCCCGCCATGAACAGGCGCTCGGAACCGACCAAGACCACGCGTTGGCGTACGGGTGCGCCGAGGGAGATGTCGATGCCGTGGATCCCTATTTCGCCCGCCTGGCGACCGCGGTCACCGACGGGCTCGAAGCCTGCGGCATCGCGCGGTGTCGGGGCAACGTGATGTCCGAGAACCCTGCATGGCGTCGGACCCATGCAGGGTGGCGAGCTCGATTCGAGCAGTACGTGTCCGACCCCGACGTCATGGCGGCTCGCATCACCGGGATCGCGTTCGACTACCGCAGGGTGACGGGGACCCTCGACATCGAGCCGACGCTCGATGAGGTGATCCGCGGGGCCGGGAAGGACCCCGCGTTCCTCGGCCGGCTCGCGTCGACGGTGCTCGAGTCGCGGGTTCCGGTGGGACGGGTGCGCGATATCGTCGTCAAGCGCAACGGTGACCGCGCGGGCACGCTCGACCTCAAGCACGGCGGCATCACGGTCGTCACGAACCTGGCTCGTTGCTACGCGATCGAGAGCGGCATCACGCAGAACCGAACCCTTGAGCGTCTGCACTCGAGCGCCGCGATGGGGCTGATCCCCGAACGACGGCGCGATGAACTGGAGGAGGCGTTCCGCTTCCTCTGGCGCCTCAGACTGAACCACCACGTCGAGCAGGTCGAGCGGGGGGAGCCCGTCGACGACTCCATCGACCCCGGATCGCTCGCTCCGATCGCTCGCCGGTCGCTGTCAGCGGCGTTGCACGAGGTCGCCGAGGCGCTCGCCGATCTCGAACGGCCTCGGAGACGACGTCACTCGACGTAG